A window from Actimicrobium sp. CCC2.4 encodes these proteins:
- a CDS encoding MlaD family protein, translating to MENQPETTPATHVEFKAVILLVVMTTLVASFLLYVMYARGVFESTQRLVLVSDDSEGVIVGMDLTFSGFPVGRVQRIELSPDGKARILVDVPHTDAHWLRTSSIFTMERGMVGDTRIRAFTGIFSDPPLPPDAVRTVLRGDTAAEIPRLVAAARNLLDNLGKMTADDSPLNASLANVQGATANLSGKYGLLGGALGSDENARKLVGTLDNVNTLLAKTDQRVFGKQGVMDDAQATIVQLNAVLADARSSLKKVDAVLAEAQAVGANARVATNDLGSLRAEVDNSLRKVTSLVDEINRKWPFARDTQIKLP from the coding sequence ATGGAAAATCAACCGGAAACCACTCCCGCCACGCACGTAGAATTCAAGGCGGTGATCTTGCTCGTTGTCATGACGACACTTGTCGCCAGCTTTTTGTTGTACGTCATGTATGCGCGTGGCGTATTCGAAAGCACCCAACGTCTGGTGCTGGTGTCGGACGATTCGGAAGGCGTCATCGTCGGCATGGACCTCACATTTTCAGGATTTCCGGTAGGACGGGTGCAGCGCATCGAATTATCGCCAGACGGCAAGGCGCGCATTCTGGTCGATGTCCCGCACACAGACGCCCATTGGCTACGCACTTCCAGTATTTTCACGATGGAACGCGGTATGGTGGGCGATACCCGTATTCGTGCTTTCACCGGAATATTTTCTGATCCGCCGTTGCCACCCGACGCGGTACGTACGGTGTTGCGTGGTGATACGGCGGCTGAAATCCCGCGATTGGTCGCTGCGGCGCGCAATCTCCTCGATAACCTCGGCAAGATGACTGCCGATGATTCGCCGCTCAATGCCAGTCTGGCCAATGTTCAGGGCGCGACCGCAAATTTGTCTGGCAAATATGGTTTACTGGGTGGTGCGCTAGGCAGCGACGAAAACGCCAGGAAGCTGGTCGGTACGCTCGACAACGTCAATACGCTGCTGGCTAAAACCGATCAGCGCGTCTTCGGCAAGCAGGGCGTCATGGACGATGCCCAGGCGACCATCGTCCAACTCAACGCGGTACTTGCCGATGCTCGCTCCAGTCTCAAAAAAGTCGATGCAGTATTGGCAGAAGCACAGGCTGTCGGAGCTAACGCGCGGGTTGCCACCAACGACCTGGGCAGCTTGCGTGCCGAGGTCGACAACAGTCTGCGCAAGGTGACCAGCCTGGTCGACGAGATCAACCGCAAGTGGCCATTCGCCCGTGACACACAAATCAAGCTCCCATGA
- a CDS encoding NAD(P)-dependent alcohol dehydrogenase, translated as MTITRGYAATAAKAPLTPTTFERRAPREDDVSIDIKFCGVCHSDIHQARDEWGGAAFPMVPGHEVAGIVSAVGSKVTKFKVGDHVGVGCFVDSCTQCATRNVDLEQYMPGLVQTYNGVEGDGVTPTMGGYSEHMVVKEGYVLSIPDNLPLDAAAPLLCAGITLYSPLHHWKAGPGKKVAIIGMGGLGHMGVKLAHAMGADVTVLSQSLSKQEDGMRFGAAHYYATSDAATFDKLQGEFDLIINTVGANIDWNAYINLLKVDGTMVLIGVPEKPVPVMAHVLIGGRRTLAGSMIGSIKETQEMLDFCGKHDIVADIELIKIQDINDAYDRVIKSDVRYRFVIDIASLAA; from the coding sequence ATGACAATTACCCGCGGATATGCAGCCACTGCAGCCAAAGCACCCCTGACACCCACCACGTTCGAACGCCGCGCTCCGCGCGAAGACGACGTATCGATCGACATCAAATTCTGTGGCGTGTGCCACTCCGATATCCACCAGGCCCGTGACGAATGGGGCGGCGCAGCCTTCCCGATGGTGCCCGGCCATGAAGTCGCCGGCATCGTCAGCGCGGTCGGCAGCAAGGTCACCAAATTCAAGGTCGGCGATCATGTCGGCGTCGGCTGCTTTGTGGATTCCTGCACTCAGTGCGCGACCCGCAATGTCGACCTCGAGCAATACATGCCAGGCCTGGTACAGACCTACAACGGCGTCGAAGGCGACGGCGTCACACCAACCATGGGCGGCTACTCGGAGCACATGGTCGTCAAGGAAGGTTATGTCCTGTCGATCCCGGACAACCTGCCACTCGACGCTGCCGCGCCTCTGCTGTGCGCCGGTATCACCCTGTATTCGCCACTGCACCACTGGAAAGCCGGTCCCGGCAAAAAAGTGGCCATCATTGGCATGGGCGGCCTCGGCCACATGGGCGTCAAGCTGGCCCACGCGATGGGTGCTGATGTGACGGTATTGAGCCAGAGTTTGTCGAAGCAGGAAGACGGCATGCGCTTTGGCGCGGCGCATTATTATGCGACCAGCGACGCTGCCACCTTCGACAAATTACAGGGCGAGTTCGACCTGATCATCAATACCGTCGGTGCGAATATCGACTGGAACGCTTACATCAATCTGCTCAAGGTCGATGGCACGATGGTACTGATCGGCGTACCGGAAAAGCCGGTTCCGGTGATGGCGCACGTGCTCATAGGCGGGCGTCGTACGCTGGCCGGCTCGATGATCGGCTCGATCAAAGAGACCCAGGAAATGCTCGACTTCTGCGGCAAGCACGACATCGTTGCCGACATCGAACTGATCAAGATTCAAGATATCAATGACGCCTACGACCGGGTCATCAAGAGCGATGTGCGCTATCGCTTCGTGATCGATATCGCTTCGCTGGCAGCGTAA
- a CDS encoding NAD(P)-dependent alcohol dehydrogenase, with protein sequence MKSITLRSPGGLANLLVVDGESPAAPAAGQIRVRIHASSLNYHDYSVVTRAGWEADGRIPMSDGAGVVDAVGAGVTEFKVGDHVVSCFFPSWANGTATIGNFSTVPGDGIDGFAREMVTTAATSFTLAPKGFTHAEAATLTTAGLTAWRALVVEGNLKAGDTVLALGTGGVSIFALQFAKMMGATVIITSSSDEKLERARALGADQTINYKTHTNWGAKVRELTGGLGVDHVIEVGGPGTLPQSIDAVRVGGKIMLIGVLTGYTGDVPTAAMMAKQARLQGLIVGSRQEQMDMVRAIDATGFRPVIDRSFGLTEIADAFRYQASGAHFGKICLEF encoded by the coding sequence ATGAAATCCATTACCTTGCGTTCTCCCGGCGGCCTCGCCAATCTTCTCGTTGTTGATGGCGAGTCACCTGCTGCGCCGGCGGCCGGACAAATTCGCGTCCGCATCCACGCCAGCTCTCTCAATTACCACGACTACAGTGTCGTCACCCGTGCCGGTTGGGAAGCCGATGGCCGGATTCCGATGTCCGATGGTGCCGGTGTGGTCGATGCTGTTGGCGCGGGTGTCACCGAGTTCAAGGTGGGCGATCATGTTGTGTCGTGCTTTTTCCCGAGCTGGGCCAATGGCACGGCCACGATCGGTAATTTCAGCACCGTGCCGGGCGATGGCATTGATGGCTTCGCGCGGGAGATGGTGACCACAGCGGCCACTTCATTCACGCTGGCACCGAAGGGATTTACGCATGCTGAAGCAGCCACACTAACAACCGCCGGACTCACTGCCTGGCGCGCGCTGGTCGTTGAAGGGAATCTCAAGGCGGGCGATACAGTACTGGCATTGGGTACCGGCGGGGTCTCGATTTTTGCGTTGCAATTCGCGAAGATGATGGGCGCTACAGTGATCATCACGTCGTCGTCGGATGAAAAACTGGAGCGGGCCCGTGCACTCGGCGCGGACCAGACAATCAACTACAAGACACACACGAACTGGGGTGCCAAAGTCCGCGAACTGACCGGTGGACTGGGCGTCGATCATGTCATCGAAGTCGGTGGACCGGGCACGCTACCGCAATCAATCGATGCGGTACGTGTCGGTGGAAAAATCATGCTTATCGGTGTGCTGACCGGCTACACCGGCGATGTGCCGACCGCTGCGATGATGGCCAAGCAGGCGCGCCTGCAAGGCTTGATCGTCGGTAGCCGGCAGGAGCAAATGGACATGGTTCGCGCCATCGATGCGACCGGATTCCGTCCGGTCATCGACCGCTCTTTCGGCCTGACCGAGATCGCCGATGCATTTCGCTACCAGGCCAGCGGCGCACACTTTGGCAAGATCTGCCTCGAGTTTTAA
- a CDS encoding L-lactate permease produces the protein MNTIALSLLAFVPLVLAAVLLVGLSWPAKRAMPVVYLVAVLIALTSWGMSFNRVLASSLQGLILTGAILWIIFGAILLLNTLKHSGAITAIRGGFANISPDRRVQVIIVAWLFGCFIEGASGFGTPAAVAAPLLMALGFPALGAVMLGMMVQSTPVSFGAVGTPIVVGVTGGLDKSGITAQLIANGSDWDVFYRLITSEVAITHAIIGILMPLFMCIMMTRFFGRNKSWLEGITIAPFAIFAGLAFVIPYAAAGIFLGPEFPSMIGALVGLLIVVPAAKAGFLIPENTWDFADAKEWPESWMGSIEMKIDRLSSAMPMSIGLAWFPYVLLAGLLVLSRVNGDVKAFFTTYLSLGWSNILGETGISGSIELLYLPGGIMVMVVLATFLLQRMKISQITAAVSESSRTLLGAGFVLIFTIPMVRILINSGVNLADLPSMPRAMAELVASSVGSIYPFFAPSVGALGAFIAGSNTVSNLMMAQFQFDTAQLIGVSGAMLVASQAVGAAAGNMIAIHNVVAASATVGMLGREGQVIRMTIIPTIYYLVMTGLITVIAVYVIGISDPLTALVAVAP, from the coding sequence TTGAACACAATTGCACTTTCTCTATTGGCCTTCGTCCCCCTGGTTCTCGCCGCTGTCCTGCTGGTCGGATTGAGCTGGCCCGCCAAACGTGCCATGCCCGTGGTTTATCTGGTGGCTGTCCTCATCGCATTGACTAGTTGGGGCATGTCTTTTAACCGCGTTCTGGCTTCCAGCCTGCAAGGGTTAATCCTGACCGGAGCCATTCTCTGGATTATCTTCGGCGCAATTCTGCTACTAAACACCTTAAAACATTCCGGCGCGATCACCGCGATACGCGGAGGTTTTGCCAATATCAGTCCGGATCGACGCGTTCAGGTAATTATTGTTGCCTGGCTCTTCGGCTGTTTCATCGAAGGAGCTTCCGGATTTGGCACGCCTGCAGCAGTGGCTGCCCCGTTATTGATGGCTCTCGGTTTTCCAGCGCTTGGCGCTGTCATGCTGGGGATGATGGTCCAGTCCACCCCGGTGTCCTTCGGCGCTGTTGGCACTCCTATCGTGGTGGGTGTCACTGGCGGGCTGGATAAGAGCGGTATCACGGCGCAGTTGATTGCCAACGGCTCTGACTGGGATGTTTTTTATCGGCTGATTACGTCGGAAGTGGCCATCACGCACGCCATTATCGGCATCCTGATGCCGCTCTTCATGTGCATCATGATGACGCGGTTTTTTGGCCGCAACAAATCCTGGCTGGAAGGAATCACGATCGCGCCTTTCGCCATTTTCGCCGGACTAGCTTTTGTAATTCCCTATGCCGCAGCCGGCATCTTCCTCGGCCCCGAGTTTCCGTCAATGATAGGCGCGCTGGTTGGACTGCTCATCGTGGTGCCTGCCGCGAAAGCCGGATTCCTGATTCCCGAGAACACATGGGATTTCGCCGATGCCAAGGAGTGGCCTGAGTCATGGATGGGTAGCATAGAAATGAAAATAGACCGGCTTTCGAGTGCCATGCCGATGTCAATTGGTCTGGCCTGGTTCCCATATGTGCTGCTGGCCGGCCTGCTGGTCCTGTCCCGCGTGAACGGCGATGTCAAAGCGTTCTTTACTACTTATCTCTCGCTCGGCTGGAGCAACATTCTTGGCGAGACCGGGATCTCCGGCAGTATTGAACTGCTTTATCTGCCTGGCGGCATCATGGTCATGGTGGTTCTGGCGACTTTTCTGCTGCAACGCATGAAAATAAGCCAGATCACTGCAGCGGTATCGGAGTCCTCACGAACTCTGTTAGGTGCCGGCTTTGTACTGATCTTCACGATTCCAATGGTGCGTATCCTGATCAACTCCGGTGTCAATCTTGCAGACCTGCCTTCGATGCCCAGAGCGATGGCCGAGTTGGTAGCCAGCAGTGTCGGCAGTATTTATCCGTTCTTCGCACCGTCGGTGGGTGCACTGGGTGCCTTCATTGCCGGCTCCAATACAGTATCGAATCTGATGATGGCGCAATTTCAGTTCGACACCGCGCAGTTGATCGGTGTATCCGGTGCGATGCTGGTCGCATCGCAAGCCGTCGGCGCGGCTGCCGGGAACATGATCGCCATTCATAATGTGGTGGCTGCCTCAGCAACAGTAGGTATGTTGGGACGCGAAGGGCAAGTGATCAGAATGACGATTATTCCGACAATCTACTATCTGGTCATGACGGGCCTGATTACCGTCATTGCCGTCTACGTGATCGGTATCAGCGATCCGTTGACGGCACTCGTTGCCGTTGCTCCCTGA
- the ppa gene encoding inorganic diphosphatase: MSLNNVSAGRDLPNDFNVIIEIPMNADPIKYEVDKESGAIFVDRFMGTAMHYPCNYGYVPRTISDDGDPVDVLVITPFPLFPGVVVRCRAIGVLKMSDEAGGDAKVLAVPVDKVLSIYTHWQKPEDMNDLRLQQIQHFFEHYKDLEKGKWVKIEGWAGPEEAKEEIMSGVAAYQKSLEAPAA, encoded by the coding sequence ATGAGTTTGAATAACGTATCTGCCGGACGCGACTTACCGAATGACTTCAACGTCATCATCGAAATCCCGATGAATGCCGATCCGATTAAATACGAAGTCGACAAGGAATCCGGTGCTATTTTCGTTGATCGCTTCATGGGTACGGCGATGCACTATCCGTGCAACTACGGTTACGTCCCGCGTACCATTTCCGATGACGGCGATCCGGTCGACGTTCTGGTAATCACGCCGTTCCCGCTGTTTCCAGGCGTTGTCGTGCGCTGCCGTGCGATTGGCGTTCTGAAAATGTCCGACGAAGCCGGCGGCGATGCCAAGGTACTGGCCGTGCCTGTCGACAAGGTGCTGTCGATTTATACCCACTGGCAAAAGCCGGAAGACATGAATGATTTGCGCCTGCAACAGATCCAGCATTTCTTTGAGCACTACAAGGATCTGGAAAAAGGCAAGTGGGTAAAGATCGAGGGTTGGGCAGGGCCGGAAGAAGCCAAGGAAGAAATCATGTCGGGCGTTGCCGCCTATCAGAAATCACTTGAAGCGCCGGCTGCCTGA
- a CDS encoding heme biosynthesis HemY N-terminal domain-containing protein, which translates to MRLLLRLLLLFAIAVGLAVASRFNPGNVVFFYPPYRIDLSLNFFLLLLAVLFWLCFLLINALSITQKMPSRVAAYRRDKREREGNRALRDSLKALFEGRFGHAEKAATRAGVSPDNTGLAALIGARAAHRMQQTARRDDWLNIAAEDSGLRTARLMTALELLVDDHQPERALTAVDELNASGTRHIHVLRLALKASYQARHWSEVLRLVRTLDKNNAMHPAASRRLRELAYDALLSDRSNDAESIRRVWAGVPISDRTTPLVAVRAAEAFGSRGLADEARSIVERALAVEWDDRLIMAYRGVAAAEGSAALLAQIEHCEAWLMQRPTDPELALTLATLCLKQKLWGKAQRHLEHALSDASETETLRAIHLKLAQLHESLNQAEQASAHYRQCALAGLLDQVHPSVRRLS; encoded by the coding sequence GTGCGACTCCTACTTCGTCTCCTGCTCCTGTTCGCGATCGCCGTTGGTCTGGCCGTGGCATCGCGTTTCAATCCTGGCAACGTGGTGTTTTTCTATCCGCCTTACCGGATTGATCTGTCGCTGAATTTTTTCTTGTTATTGCTGGCCGTGCTCTTCTGGCTTTGCTTCCTGCTGATTAATGCCTTGTCAATTACCCAGAAAATGCCGTCACGGGTGGCCGCTTACCGGCGTGACAAACGCGAGCGGGAAGGCAACCGGGCATTGCGCGATTCTTTGAAAGCCTTGTTCGAGGGCCGTTTTGGCCATGCGGAAAAGGCCGCGACCAGGGCTGGTGTATCGCCTGATAATACGGGTTTGGCAGCGCTCATCGGCGCGCGCGCCGCGCATCGCATGCAACAGACCGCGCGCCGCGACGACTGGCTCAATATTGCCGCTGAGGACAGTGGTTTGCGTACGGCGCGCCTGATGACGGCACTGGAATTACTGGTAGATGACCACCAGCCTGAACGGGCGCTGACCGCGGTCGACGAGTTAAACGCCAGTGGAACACGGCATATCCATGTGTTGCGTCTGGCGCTCAAAGCAAGTTACCAGGCGCGTCACTGGTCGGAAGTGCTGCGGCTGGTGCGCACGCTGGACAAGAACAACGCCATGCATCCGGCTGCTTCGCGCCGCTTGCGTGAGCTTGCTTACGACGCATTACTCTCTGATCGCAGCAATGATGCTGAATCGATCCGTCGGGTGTGGGCTGGCGTGCCGATATCGGATCGGACCACGCCGCTTGTGGCTGTCCGTGCAGCCGAAGCCTTTGGTAGTCGTGGTCTGGCCGATGAAGCGCGCTCTATCGTGGAGCGCGCGCTGGCCGTCGAATGGGATGACCGTTTGATCATGGCTTATCGCGGCGTCGCTGCTGCAGAAGGAAGTGCTGCGTTGCTGGCCCAGATCGAGCATTGCGAAGCCTGGCTGATGCAGCGCCCGACTGATCCTGAGCTAGCCCTGACGCTGGCGACGCTCTGTCTGAAGCAAAAGCTCTGGGGCAAGGCCCAGCGACATCTGGAGCATGCGCTGTCGGATGCCAGCGAGACCGAGACCCTGCGCGCTATCCATCTGAAGCTGGCGCAATTGCACGAGTCACTGAATCAAGCTGAACAAGCCAGCGCACATTACCGGCAGTGTGCGCTCGCCGGACTGCTCGATCAGGTCCACCCGTCAGTGCGCCGGCTCTCCTGA
- a CDS encoding GFA family protein, with protein sequence MRDTIHETEKKLTYTGACLCGGIQFEIQAELNPVQVCHCLQCRKAQGGPFATNIPVAKATFVLNSGSELLHQYESSTGKFRHFCKNCGSPVYSSRETLPDLVRVRAGLINESITAGVAFHAHVSSKCEWFPIDDDLPQFQEASVPAPD encoded by the coding sequence ATGCGGGACACCATTCACGAAACGGAGAAAAAATTGACGTACACCGGTGCATGTCTATGTGGTGGGATTCAGTTTGAGATACAGGCAGAACTCAATCCGGTCCAGGTTTGTCATTGTTTGCAATGTCGCAAAGCACAGGGGGGGCCGTTTGCCACCAACATACCGGTAGCAAAGGCGACCTTCGTACTTAACAGCGGCAGCGAATTACTTCATCAATACGAATCCTCCACTGGCAAATTCCGGCATTTTTGCAAGAATTGCGGCTCACCAGTCTATAGTTCGCGGGAAACACTCCCGGACTTAGTGCGCGTTCGCGCCGGGCTAATTAACGAATCGATCACCGCCGGGGTCGCATTTCATGCACATGTCAGCTCAAAATGTGAATGGTTCCCCATCGATGACGATCTACCGCAGTTTCAGGAAGCCTCTGTTCCGGCACCCGATTAA
- a CDS encoding uroporphyrinogen-III synthase, translated as MPRPLVITRPLAQSLALAQQLRDGDREVVILPLLEILPLPDTSALQAVLAQLESFALVAFVSPNAIDATFARIASWPPSVPLAVMGEGSRRALARHGVVDGPYRITSPLDTQRTDSQTLLEALDLSRLQGQQVLIVRGESGRELLADALRDAGISVQQVAAYRRAAPMLDDVLRQRLTDLLELEGDWVVTSSEALQVLMHLVQQVDAESGVDKIQRMTLFVPHRRIAETALSLGFRTVTLTGSGDEGLLTALQSTP; from the coding sequence ATGCCGCGCCCGCTCGTCATCACCCGTCCGCTGGCGCAATCGCTGGCTCTGGCGCAGCAATTGCGCGACGGGGATCGCGAGGTCGTCATCCTGCCTTTGCTGGAGATTCTCCCGTTGCCGGATACGTCGGCATTGCAAGCGGTGCTGGCGCAACTGGAGTCATTTGCGCTGGTGGCATTCGTCAGCCCGAACGCCATCGATGCGACGTTTGCCCGGATTGCATCGTGGCCGCCATCCGTGCCGCTGGCGGTGATGGGCGAGGGTAGCCGGCGCGCACTGGCCCGGCATGGCGTGGTCGATGGTCCGTACCGGATTACCAGCCCGCTTGATACGCAACGCACTGATTCGCAAACCCTGCTGGAGGCGCTGGACTTGTCCCGGCTGCAGGGACAACAGGTGTTGATTGTGCGCGGTGAAAGTGGCCGTGAATTGCTCGCTGACGCGCTGCGCGATGCTGGCATTTCAGTGCAGCAGGTCGCGGCCTATCGCCGCGCCGCACCGATGCTCGACGACGTGCTGCGGCAACGACTGACTGATCTGTTGGAACTGGAAGGCGACTGGGTGGTTACCAGCTCCGAGGCATTACAGGTCCTAATGCATTTGGTGCAACAAGTTGATGCCGAATCAGGTGTGGATAAAATACAACGCATGACGCTCTTTGTACCGCACCGCAGGATCGCTGAAACAGCGCTTTCATTGGGTTTTCGCACTGTTACCCTGACAGGATCGGGCGACGAAGGGCTACTTACCGCGTTACAATCCACGCCATGA
- a CDS encoding pyridoxamine 5'-phosphate oxidase family protein: MAWRMLGRATKDRKAAFRTPVLASVSDAGPQARVLVLRAVDADRRQLIFHTDTRSGKAGQLGADDRVAATFYDAHRKIQLRINGVAQLHTDDALADQQWRDASPNALRCFSGPVPAAPCALPSDHDGIEATRTTVAAGREFFAVLSVDIGQLEWLYLHTHGQRRALFCWHEEQWKMQWLNP, translated from the coding sequence ATGGCATGGAGAATGCTCGGACGGGCCACCAAAGACCGCAAGGCCGCATTCCGTACGCCGGTGCTGGCGTCGGTTTCCGACGCCGGACCGCAAGCGCGGGTGCTGGTCTTGCGCGCTGTCGATGCCGACCGGCGCCAGCTAATTTTTCATACGGATACCCGCAGCGGCAAAGCCGGCCAGCTCGGTGCGGACGACCGCGTGGCCGCCACTTTTTATGATGCCCATCGCAAGATTCAGCTGCGTATCAATGGCGTCGCGCAGCTGCACACTGACGATGCGCTGGCCGATCAGCAGTGGCGCGATGCCTCGCCGAATGCGTTGCGCTGCTTTTCAGGGCCCGTGCCGGCAGCGCCTTGCGCACTGCCTTCGGACCACGACGGCATCGAAGCGACCCGCACGACGGTGGCGGCCGGACGCGAATTTTTTGCCGTGCTGTCGGTCGATATCGGACAACTGGAATGGCTGTATCTGCATACGCACGGACAGCGTCGCGCGCTATTTTGCTGGCACGAAGAGCAATGGAAAATGCAATGGCTTAACCCCTAG
- a CDS encoding collagen-like protein yields MMYSKQLVAIAALLALGGCITLPAGPAGPQGEPGYTGATGNTGSTGYTGATGSTGATGATGYTGATGYTGATGNTGATGYTGDTGATGATGYTGATGNTGATGSAGARGAAGARATPSGDTVVIVPGQR; encoded by the coding sequence ATGATGTATTCAAAACAGCTCGTTGCAATTGCCGCACTGCTCGCACTTGGTGGATGTATCACGTTGCCGGCCGGTCCCGCTGGTCCGCAGGGGGAGCCGGGCTACACTGGCGCCACCGGAAATACCGGCTCAACCGGTTATACCGGTGCGACCGGTAGCACCGGAGCGACCGGAGCCACCGGCTACACCGGCGCTACAGGCTACACCGGCGCTACCGGCAATACTGGAGCGACCGGTTACACCGGGGATACCGGTGCGACTGGCGCGACCGGTTACACCGGTGCAACCGGTAACACGGGCGCAACGGGTAGTGCCGGTGCACGCGGTGCCGCTGGCGCGCGCGCCACCCCATCTGGCGACACCGTCGTGATCGTGCCTGGTCAACGTTAA
- a CDS encoding uroporphyrinogen-III C-methyltransferase, which translates to MPTAPAVDERSDPSHLPLARPASSQWLLYALITLLAVLLVAQWWSWRSEMHNLRTEAAQRLQAGDNSNSETKGIVKSLQDGTRELQSKVGVLENRQTEAQSQQLSLEQLYQDLSKNRDDWALAEIEQVLSTASQQLQLAGNVQGALIALQNADRSLSRSDKPQFITIRRAIARDIDRLKSLPSLDLTGIALRLDSVISQIDGMPLLSDEKPAVLAAAPKNSRRTPVRAEQIAKPAAGHGNPPSDWPDELRNKWNSLSSEMWTEVSQLIRVRSVDTSDALLLSPTQAYYARENLKLRLLNARLALLSRNESAFRSDMIASQDAITKYFDTRARQTQVTQALLKQIQASNLSIEMPTLSESLNAVRNYKAKP; encoded by the coding sequence ATGCCAACTGCTCCTGCCGTAGACGAGCGCTCCGACCCTTCCCATTTGCCGTTGGCGCGGCCTGCTTCCTCGCAATGGCTGCTGTATGCGCTCATTACTTTGCTGGCAGTTCTGCTTGTGGCCCAATGGTGGTCCTGGCGTTCCGAGATGCACAACCTGCGGACCGAAGCGGCGCAGCGGCTGCAAGCTGGTGACAACAGCAATAGCGAAACCAAAGGCATCGTCAAGTCACTGCAGGATGGCACCCGCGAATTGCAGAGCAAAGTGGGCGTCCTCGAAAATCGGCAGACCGAAGCGCAGAGCCAGCAATTGTCGCTGGAGCAGCTGTATCAGGACTTGTCGAAAAATCGCGATGACTGGGCGTTGGCAGAAATTGAACAGGTCTTGTCGACCGCGAGCCAGCAATTGCAGCTTGCCGGCAATGTGCAGGGCGCACTGATTGCCTTGCAAAACGCTGACCGCAGCCTGTCGCGCTCGGACAAACCCCAATTCATTACCATCCGCCGGGCCATTGCCCGGGACATCGATCGGCTGAAGTCATTGCCGTCGCTGGACCTGACAGGGATCGCACTGCGGCTTGATAGCGTAATCAGCCAGATCGATGGCATGCCCTTGTTGTCGGATGAAAAGCCTGCCGTGCTTGCCGCTGCGCCGAAGAACAGCCGGCGTACACCGGTTCGGGCCGAGCAAATTGCCAAGCCTGCAGCAGGGCATGGCAACCCGCCCAGCGATTGGCCGGACGAACTGCGTAACAAATGGAATAGTTTGAGCAGCGAGATGTGGACCGAGGTCAGCCAGCTGATCCGGGTGCGCAGTGTCGACACATCCGATGCGCTGCTGCTGTCGCCGACGCAGGCTTACTATGCCCGCGAGAATCTCAAGCTGCGTTTGCTCAATGCCCGTCTGGCACTGCTGTCACGCAATGAAAGTGCGTTTCGCAGCGACATGATTGCGTCACAGGATGCGATCACCAAGTACTTCGATACCCGTGCACGCCAGACCCAGGTTACCCAGGCTTTGCTCAAGCAAATCCAGGCCAGCAATCTGTCGATCGAGATGCCGACTTTGTCCGAAAGCCTCAACGCCGTGCGTAATTACAAAGCCAAACCATAG
- a CDS encoding MlaE family ABC transporter permease — protein sequence MKPAMWGQGLLGMALSWWAMFHLGAITLVMAFSPSTYYRANRATTSRYIYASTWQVLLWFTMLSALVCQVVIRIVVVTAISYGLSQYALEMVVRVLVLELIPLSAAMFVALRAGLAFNASSALPGRFEPDNLTRVDLKRLRSEVVPQVIASAFAVVSLAMVSSVIVLVLAYVNVYGLLPWGLADYTRTVGRVFDPIVTIGFALKTLLFGMAVAVIPMAALLEASRLQRPSSSTVQPGAIRLLTVLLLIEAGSLAIKYI from the coding sequence ATGAAACCTGCAATGTGGGGGCAGGGCCTGCTGGGGATGGCCCTGAGTTGGTGGGCGATGTTTCATCTCGGCGCGATTACGCTGGTGATGGCGTTCTCGCCATCCACGTATTACAGGGCCAACAGGGCGACCACTTCCAGGTATATCTACGCCAGCACCTGGCAAGTCCTGCTCTGGTTCACGATGCTCAGCGCGCTGGTCTGCCAGGTCGTGATCCGGATCGTTGTCGTGACTGCCATCAGTTACGGATTGTCCCAATATGCGCTCGAAATGGTGGTGCGGGTATTAGTGCTGGAATTGATTCCGCTGTCAGCGGCAATGTTCGTTGCGTTGCGTGCCGGCCTGGCCTTTAATGCGAGCTCAGCGTTGCCAGGTCGTTTCGAGCCGGATAACCTGACGCGCGTTGACCTCAAGCGCTTGCGCAGCGAAGTGGTGCCGCAAGTCATCGCAAGCGCTTTTGCTGTTGTCAGCTTGGCTATGGTCAGCAGCGTCATCGTGCTGGTGCTTGCTTATGTCAATGTGTACGGTTTGCTGCCGTGGGGTTTGGCCGACTACACCAGGACAGTTGGGCGCGTGTTTGATCCCATTGTCACGATTGGTTTTGCACTAAAAACCCTGCTCTTCGGTATGGCTGTCGCCGTGATACCCATGGCGGCGCTTCTTGAGGCGTCGCGTCTGCAGAGACCGTCCTCATCGACGGTCCAGCCCGGGGCGATCCGGCTTCTGACTGTGCTGTTACTGATCGAAGCAGGATCTCTTGCCATCAAATACATCTGA